TAACCGACATATTATACGAGGCATCAAATATGACCTTTAACCACTTCCAGCATTGAAAACAACATAAGATACCAATTACAAAGAAAATAGGGATCAGTGCTATTATTTTGCATGTTGCCACAACTGATTTTCGGATTCCTATACAAACACTCAAAGTTAGGACCTTTAGATCCTGGATGACAATCTTGCATCTGCGGCTACTGAATTTGAATGGAAAACTACTTCGTTTCCAATCAGATAACTTCTGAGTATAGTATCTCTCTACTTTAAACACCTTTAGATGGTTCCAAATCCATTTTATGGACACTTTAAAGCTTAGGGATGCAAAACATCTAGAAATAGGTGCGACTGAACCCAGTATTACTCCGGTAAATTGAGTTATAAGAATCACTATCACTGACCACTTATAATCCGACCCATAGTCATTAATATATGGTCTTGTGAAAAGCATAATAATAACAACATGTATGCATGTGCTTATAACGCATATTACCCCAGAAGCAGAGGTTGTAGCAGAGCATACTATCATAAACAGCGGACTGCCATTTCTGCCATGATCCAATGATTGCTAACAAGCTCCTTTGGCTTCTCATCGGTCGGTTGTTGCAACTCTAGATCCTTCAAAGCTGTTTCATGACCTGCTTTGTATTTGGATTCTAAGATTTGTTTGGACTTTAGAATCATTAGACCCGAACATGTATGTATCATCAGTAACACGAGTAACATAGCCACATAAAAGATTGCCAAAATCCAATCATAGTAAAATATAATATGGCTGCTGTTATTCCATTTTTAAGTGGTAACCACACCAGTTTCTAATTGAATGGATACATTCACAACCAAGGTGATTACTAGAACACCCAAAGCTATGATGTTTGTTAGAAGTTCCTTACTCTCCATAGCTGCTAGAAAAGGCAATAAATTAGCCATCATGGTGCACATAAATGCCATACTTCCGAGCTTTGCAGCCTGGTCCACAACTCCTGGCATTGAGTTATTTAGATCCGCATGTAGCTTCATTGCAATAGCTATGACAGTGAGGGAAGCAGCATTGAGAGTAAAGTATTTACATGGAAACCATATTTTTTTTtggtgaagaggtatggtcccaattccctgcctacatggcagggaccacaccactttttgagCACACTTGGCAGCCACATCAGCaaagcaatccagaagcttcCAGAAACTTCTAGAAGATCtgcaggtggcaccaaagatgctctaccagacataaaggacaaaacgtgtcacCAACCGCAGGACGCCACGTAGGCCTGCAGCGAATCAGGGAGCAAAACTGACGACGTCAGTACAAGGTTTCCAGCGTGGGCAAATGCaagcgcgccacgtgtaccactacgcCTGCCACagcagagcagaccaagaggatattccccctggtcggacagctggcgcacacccacagctggcacagctacTCCTCCCTCCTttaccctccggctataaataggacccttcatcattcaggttcaggatcttttactctatactcactctatacacacactgtttatttctctcagaacagtacttattctcacgccggagcctggttaagagggaaatcccccttctccccctcttaacgagactgacggtgtttgctgttttgcagatctcgagCCACCAATACGAGTAaggaaagaggttgaaccccatagacgaaataaccccatcgataaaccttgtgttaatcggtgtttcatcattggcgccatccgctttttgcAAATACAATCTCATATCTTTTCTCTATTGAAAAACACTCGTAAAAAATGGCCGAACAAAATCCCTCACACCCAGTgacggagaagtttcttccttcgaactcgtttcggacacagCACACGTCCAAAGGGGTCAAAGGAACGAAACCATCCAAGAGGGACAACTGAACAACGATTTTCCTCCTATCTTTGGGAGTGTATCCAGAGttgttagccaaaccacaactggacccacTTTCCAAACCCCACCAGCAAGGAtcatcactcaaaccacaaacggaGCCGCATTCCAAACTCCGACCGGGGTGTTGCACCAGACACCGCCATCAATGCTGACACCAAGCCATGGAGCTGGCCCCTCagctccatcggaacaagcacaactcaaTTACTCcgcacttttagggctacccgaaggaaaaactctagcttcctggtatgccgaacagaTGGCGTCCATAAACCTCGTTTATACGCAACTCAGCGCACAGCAAGCCCTACTCCAAGCACAAGCTAACCAGTCAGCATTTGTAACTCCACAaccaaggtctctgagtacacaTACAACTCAGCAGACTAACGCATGGAACCTACGTCCGGAGAAAGGACCAGTTCAAAATGTGAGAAGACCAAGCGCGCACGACACGCGCGATACCTACGGCGAAACAGAAAGCAACTTTGTGCAAAACCCCAACTTGCAAAGAAAACTGATCCAGGCTCGTTTGGGCGCGCGCAATATGAACACAGAATGGGATGAAGAAGAAGACGACCTAACATACAAAGGGGAAACCACAGTGTTTAGCAGACTCCATCCAGAGCATGAAGAATACAAGCCCGCAAAGCGCGCAGGGTACAACCCAAAGGCAGAGCATGATTATACCTTAAGCTATCGTCCAGACGACATGGCTGAAGATTCGAAATTCATCAGGGAGATTGCCACAGCCGCTATAGACAAAACCAAGCTACCGCACAACGTAGGCAAATACAATGGACTGACAGATCCAGATGATCATCTCCAGGTCTTCAAAGGCGCAGGAGCAACAGGTGGGTGGAACCTACCAACTTGGTGTCACCTGTTCGCACAAACATTCGTGGGCGCAGCGCACGTCTGGTTCGACAGCTTACCAGCAGGAAAAATTAAATCATGGGTTGACTTCAGAGAGAAGTTCCTGGCACACTTCTCTCAACAGCGGAGGCACGCCAGGGACCCAGCAGATTGTCTAAACATATGGCGTCGAGACCACGAAAGCGTGGAAGATTTTATCACAAGATATAACAAGGAATGTTTGGAGATTGGAGATGTGGGAGAA
This genomic stretch from Helianthus annuus cultivar XRQ/B chromosome 8, HanXRQr2.0-SUNRISE, whole genome shotgun sequence harbors:
- the LOC110869939 gene encoding uncharacterized protein LOC110869939, whose amino-acid sequence is MASINLVYTQLSAQQALLQAQANQSAFVTPQPRSLSTHTTQQTNAWNLRPEKGPVQNVRRPSAHDTRDTYGETESNFVQNPNLQRKLIQARLGARNMNTEWDEEEDDLTYKGETTVFSRLHPEHEEYKPAKRAGYNPKAEHDYTLSYRPDDMAEDSKFIREIATAAIDKTKLPHNVGKYNGLTDPDDHLQVFKGAGATGGWNLPTWCHLFAQTFVGAAHVWFDSLPAGKIKSWVDFREKFLAHFSQQRRHARDPADCLNIWRRDHESVEDFITRYNKECLEIGDVGEKMMRAHFMRAVKCDDLIKRVKGRDGGPKDWETFIEAAKTIAQTDKQLTGDDHRQRAHNSNDRHGRKGRGQSWRSSSHRERSQPREDARHTINQIAHRKEVKKENREKQWTPLTKTPSEVLATENHQFKPPLQMRNKRGQDPNLYCEFHKDTGHLTDHCFSLKQEIERALRDGKLTHLVKGGKRD